A DNA window from Portunus trituberculatus isolate SZX2019 chromosome 47, ASM1759143v1, whole genome shotgun sequence contains the following coding sequences:
- the LOC123520844 gene encoding phospholipid scramblase 1-like isoform X2, whose amino-acid sequence MAYTVPPGMEYMAQLDQVLVKQVVEVFELLSGCEMNNKYVLKNSMGQEFLTAREDTDCCTRQCCGPIRPFEMGFFDSQEREVMRLSRPLACGAWCCPCSMMSIEISSPPGTVIGSVHQEWSMCTPLAGKFTVRNVGGDVVLRIEGPVCAISCGSDVEFKVMSEDSSVQVGVITKQWRGLCQEAFTDADSFGLTFPIDMDVRTKTLLLGALFLIDFMYFERAKNN is encoded by the exons ATGGCGTACACGGTGCCACCCGGCATGGAATACATGGCACAGCTTGACCAGGTGCTGGTGAAGCAAGTGGTTGAGGTGTTTGAAT TGCTCTCAGGATGTGAGATGAATAACAAGTATGTTTTGAAGAACTCAATGGGACAAGAATTCTTAACTGCAAGGGAAGACACAGACTGCTGCACCCGTCAGTGTTGTGGGCCCATTCGACCTTTTGAAATGGGTTTCTTTGACAGCCAAGAGCGAGAAGTGATGCGCTTATCACGCCCCTTGGCATGTGGTGCCTGGTGCTGCCCTTGCTccatgatg AGCATTGAGATATCCAGTCCACCTGGAACAGTTATAGGCAGTGTCCACCAGGAATGGAGCATGTGCACCCCACTGGCTGGCAAGTTCACTGTCAggaatgttggtggtgatgtggtgcttAGAATTGAGGGACCTGTGTGTGCCATCAGCTGTGGGAGTGATGTTGAGTTTAAG GTGATGAGTGAGGACAGTTCTGTGCAAGTTGGAGTAATCACCAAGCAGTGGAGAGGGCTTTGTCAGGAAGCCTTTACTGATGCTGATAGCTTTGGCCTCACCTTTCCCATAGACATGGACGTGCGCACAAAGACTCTCCTTCTTGGTGCGCTTTTCCTCATT GATTTCATGTACTTTGAGAGAGCCAAGAACAATTAG
- the LOC123520844 gene encoding phospholipid scramblase 1-like isoform X1, with translation MMAYTVPPGMEYMAQLDQVLVKQVVEVFELLSGCEMNNKYVLKNSMGQEFLTAREDTDCCTRQCCGPIRPFEMGFFDSQEREVMRLSRPLACGAWCCPCSMMSIEISSPPGTVIGSVHQEWSMCTPLAGKFTVRNVGGDVVLRIEGPVCAISCGSDVEFKVMSEDSSVQVGVITKQWRGLCQEAFTDADSFGLTFPIDMDVRTKTLLLGALFLIDFMYFERAKNN, from the exons ATGGCGTACACGGTGCCACCCGGCATGGAATACATGGCACAGCTTGACCAGGTGCTGGTGAAGCAAGTGGTTGAGGTGTTTGAAT TGCTCTCAGGATGTGAGATGAATAACAAGTATGTTTTGAAGAACTCAATGGGACAAGAATTCTTAACTGCAAGGGAAGACACAGACTGCTGCACCCGTCAGTGTTGTGGGCCCATTCGACCTTTTGAAATGGGTTTCTTTGACAGCCAAGAGCGAGAAGTGATGCGCTTATCACGCCCCTTGGCATGTGGTGCCTGGTGCTGCCCTTGCTccatgatg AGCATTGAGATATCCAGTCCACCTGGAACAGTTATAGGCAGTGTCCACCAGGAATGGAGCATGTGCACCCCACTGGCTGGCAAGTTCACTGTCAggaatgttggtggtgatgtggtgcttAGAATTGAGGGACCTGTGTGTGCCATCAGCTGTGGGAGTGATGTTGAGTTTAAG GTGATGAGTGAGGACAGTTCTGTGCAAGTTGGAGTAATCACCAAGCAGTGGAGAGGGCTTTGTCAGGAAGCCTTTACTGATGCTGATAGCTTTGGCCTCACCTTTCCCATAGACATGGACGTGCGCACAAAGACTCTCCTTCTTGGTGCGCTTTTCCTCATT GATTTCATGTACTTTGAGAGAGCCAAGAACAATTAG